The proteins below are encoded in one region of Tomitella fengzijianii:
- a CDS encoding cation diffusion facilitator family transporter — MKTILAALSANLGIAIAKFVGFAVTGSSSMLAEGVHSMADTANQALLLLGRKQASKRPDRLHQFGYGRNRYFYAFVVALVLFSMGSVFAVYEGIEKIRHPEELSSPFVAIAILLVAVALEGYSFHTARGESKALKGGQSWWGFIRRSRNPELPVVLLEDSGALVGLVLALAGVGLTMATGDAVWDGVGTVLIGCLLGAIAIVLIVEMKSLLIGEAATEEQEGRILAAMEAGLAERVIHLRTQYLSPDELLVAAKIALPPGTPLDEVARQVDAAEARIREAVPVAQLIYIEPDLDRARGAGSADR, encoded by the coding sequence CTGAAGACCATCCTCGCCGCGCTGTCGGCCAACCTGGGCATCGCGATCGCGAAGTTCGTCGGGTTCGCCGTCACCGGTTCGTCGTCGATGCTCGCGGAGGGCGTGCACTCGATGGCCGACACCGCCAACCAGGCGCTGCTGCTGCTGGGCCGCAAGCAGGCGTCCAAGAGGCCGGACCGCCTGCACCAGTTCGGCTACGGCCGCAACCGCTACTTCTACGCGTTCGTCGTGGCGCTCGTGCTGTTCAGCATGGGTTCGGTGTTCGCCGTCTACGAGGGCATCGAGAAGATCCGGCACCCCGAGGAACTCAGCAGCCCGTTCGTGGCGATCGCGATCCTCCTGGTGGCCGTCGCGCTCGAGGGCTACAGCTTCCACACCGCCCGCGGCGAGTCGAAGGCCCTCAAGGGCGGGCAGAGCTGGTGGGGGTTCATCCGCAGAAGCAGGAACCCGGAGTTGCCGGTGGTGCTCCTGGAGGACTCCGGAGCTCTCGTGGGCCTGGTGCTGGCGCTGGCCGGTGTGGGGCTGACCATGGCCACCGGCGACGCGGTGTGGGACGGGGTCGGCACCGTGCTCATCGGCTGTCTGCTCGGCGCCATCGCGATCGTGCTCATCGTGGAGATGAAGTCGCTGCTCATCGGGGAGGCGGCCACCGAGGAGCAGGAGGGCAGGATCCTGGCGGCGATGGAGGCGGGTCTCGCCGAGCGCGTGATCCACCTGCGCACCCAGTACCTGAGCCCGGACGAGCTGTTGGTGGCCGCAAAAATCGCGCTGCCCCCGGGCACGCCCCTCGACGAGGTGGCGAGGCAGGTGGACGCGGCGGAGGCGCGGATCCGCGAGGCCGTGCCGGTGGCGCAGCTCATCTACATCGAGCCGGACCTGGACCGGGCGCGCGGCGCCGGAAGCGCGGACCGCTAG
- the hpf gene encoding ribosome hibernation-promoting factor, HPF/YfiA family, whose product MEYLPDERDASEDGGLSADLVIKGRNVTVPDHFRVHVADKLARLERFDLKVKLFDVELQHERNRRQSKSASRVEITARGKGPVVRAEARGDSFYAALESAIDKLESRLRKSKDRRTVSYGDKTPMSVASATAELARNADFGIPPGSLEEDDYPVGPGQIVRTKEHSSTPMSVDDALYEMELVGHDFYLFHDAATDSPSVVYRRHAFDYGLIRLA is encoded by the coding sequence ATGGAGTACTTGCCCGACGAACGCGACGCGTCCGAGGACGGCGGCTTGTCGGCCGATCTCGTCATCAAGGGGCGCAACGTCACGGTCCCCGACCATTTCCGGGTGCACGTGGCGGACAAGCTCGCCCGCCTCGAACGCTTCGATCTGAAGGTCAAGCTCTTCGACGTCGAACTCCAGCACGAGCGCAACCGCCGGCAGTCCAAGTCCGCGAGCCGCGTCGAGATCACCGCGCGGGGCAAGGGGCCGGTCGTGCGCGCGGAGGCGCGTGGCGACAGCTTCTACGCTGCGCTCGAATCCGCCATCGACAAGCTCGAGAGCCGCCTGCGCAAGTCGAAGGACCGCCGCACGGTCAGCTACGGCGACAAGACGCCGATGTCCGTGGCGAGCGCCACCGCGGAACTGGCCCGCAATGCGGACTTCGGCATCCCCCCGGGCTCCCTCGAGGAGGACGACTATCCGGTGGGGCCGGGCCAGATCGTCCGCACCAAGGAGCACTCGTCCACGCCCATGTCGGTCGACGATGCCCTGTACGAGATGGAACTGGTGGGACACGACTTCTACCTCTTCCACGACGCCGCCACAGACAGTCCGTCCGTGGTCTACCGGCGCCACGCGTTCGACTACGGATTGATCCGGCTCGCCTGA
- the mtrB gene encoding MtrAB system histidine kinase MtrB gives MIGSPGTRRRLRGVVITVAHAFHRLGRVLSRSWRRSLQLRVVVSTLALSLMVILILGFVLSSQITNRMLEAKVDAASEEIDRARGTVDRMLENSDPSSSLESRLEEAKSALTDPTTDGQAGNNAGAFEPVLIVPGAGPRKETSAGPVNEVPDSLRGFVRAGKVSYQYTTVPDGSGIGSALVVGTPAGSDISPIELYMIFPLTAEERSLSLVQGILLTGGLVLLGLLAAISLLVARQVVLPVRYASRIAERFADGRLKERMPVHGEDDIARLAVSFNDMAENLSRQITQLEEYGNLQKRFTSDVSHELRTPLTTVRMAADLIHDNSDELDPVLRRSAELLTAELDRFEALLGDLLEISRHDAGVAELAAEKLDLRACARAALETVEYLAAESGSTLVVDLPDEAVVAEVDPRRVERILRNLLANALDHGEGKPVALRMRADEDTVAVVVADAGLGLRPGEEKLVFNRFWRADPSRVRRSGGTGLGLAISMEDARLHNGRLEASGSPGKGASFRLTLPRKRGAGVVSYPLPLRVQAPASVPALEAAAPDRASPGPDLPGAGDVEPPAEGDSGDGAADGASIDTSGSEARK, from the coding sequence GTGATCGGTTCCCCCGGAACGCGGCGCCGCCTCCGTGGCGTCGTGATCACGGTGGCGCACGCGTTCCACAGGCTGGGACGCGTGTTGTCGCGCAGCTGGCGGCGGTCGCTGCAGCTGCGCGTGGTGGTGTCGACGCTGGCGCTGTCGCTGATGGTCATCCTCATCCTCGGGTTCGTCTTGAGCAGCCAGATCACCAACCGGATGCTCGAGGCCAAGGTCGACGCGGCGTCCGAGGAGATCGACCGTGCGCGCGGCACCGTCGACCGCATGCTCGAGAACTCCGATCCGTCCAGTTCGCTCGAGAGCCGCCTCGAGGAGGCCAAGTCCGCGCTGACGGATCCGACGACGGACGGCCAGGCCGGCAACAACGCGGGCGCGTTCGAGCCGGTGCTCATCGTGCCCGGCGCGGGCCCGCGCAAGGAGACCTCGGCGGGGCCGGTCAACGAGGTGCCCGACTCGCTGCGCGGGTTCGTCCGCGCCGGCAAGGTCAGCTACCAGTACACGACCGTTCCCGACGGGTCCGGGATCGGCTCGGCGCTGGTGGTGGGGACGCCCGCGGGGTCGGACATCTCGCCGATCGAGCTCTACATGATCTTCCCGCTCACCGCGGAGGAGCGCAGCCTGTCGCTGGTGCAGGGCATCCTGCTCACCGGCGGCCTGGTACTGCTGGGCCTGCTGGCCGCGATCTCGCTGCTGGTCGCCCGGCAGGTGGTGCTGCCGGTGCGGTACGCATCGCGCATCGCCGAGAGGTTCGCTGACGGGCGGCTCAAGGAGCGGATGCCGGTGCACGGCGAGGACGACATCGCCCGGCTGGCGGTGTCGTTCAACGACATGGCGGAGAACCTTTCGCGGCAGATCACCCAGCTGGAGGAGTACGGCAACCTGCAGAAGCGGTTCACCTCGGACGTCAGCCACGAGCTGCGCACCCCGCTCACCACGGTGCGGATGGCCGCGGACCTGATCCACGACAACAGCGACGAACTCGATCCGGTGCTGCGGCGCTCGGCGGAGCTGCTGACCGCAGAGCTCGATCGCTTCGAGGCGCTCCTGGGCGACCTGCTGGAGATCAGCCGCCACGACGCCGGTGTCGCAGAACTCGCCGCCGAGAAGCTCGACCTGCGCGCCTGCGCACGGGCGGCCCTCGAGACCGTCGAGTATCTGGCGGCCGAGTCGGGCAGCACCCTGGTGGTGGACCTGCCGGACGAAGCCGTCGTCGCGGAGGTCGACCCCCGGCGGGTCGAGAGGATCCTGCGGAACCTGCTGGCCAACGCGCTCGACCACGGGGAGGGCAAGCCGGTGGCGCTGCGCATGCGGGCCGATGAGGACACGGTGGCCGTCGTCGTGGCCGACGCCGGCCTGGGGCTGCGCCCGGGGGAGGAGAAGCTCGTGTTCAACAGGTTCTGGCGTGCGGACCCGTCCCGCGTGCGGCGCTCGGGCGGGACCGGCCTGGGCCTGGCCATCAGCATGGAGGACGCGCGACTGCACAACGGGCGGCTGGAAGCGTCGGGGTCGCCGGGCAAGGGCGCCAGCTTCCGCCTGACGCTGCCGCGGAAGCGCGGCGCCGGCGTGGTCTCGTATCCGCTGCCGCTGCGCGTGCAGGCGCCCGCGTCGGTGCCGGCGCTCGAGGCGGCCGCCCCGGACCGGGCGTCCCCCGGACCCGACCTGCCCGGCGCGGGTGACGTGGAGCCGCCGGCGGAGGGGGACTCGGGAGACGGGGCCGCCGACGGCGCTTCCATCGATACGAGCGGAAGCGAGGCGCGGAAATGA
- a CDS encoding ComF family protein, producing MLAGLLDLALPAECAGCGAAGTGWCARCASGLATEPVAVRPRVAPGAPVWSAGVFAGPRRGAVIALKEHGRRDAAAPLAAALARMIAVLRQAGELDPPELAPLILVPAPSRASAARRRGGDPVARIARLATRTPPSGPASPGAPDRAVQALRLRAGARDSVGLGAGERQRNLAGRVALRRSAAARLEAVPVPGVVPRTPAVVFVDDVVTTGATAAESVRVLADAGVTVRAVLVLGHA from the coding sequence ATGCTCGCGGGGCTTCTGGACCTCGCGCTCCCGGCCGAGTGCGCCGGCTGCGGCGCGGCGGGGACCGGCTGGTGCGCACGGTGCGCGTCGGGGTTGGCGACCGAGCCCGTCGCCGTGCGCCCCCGCGTCGCGCCCGGAGCGCCTGTGTGGTCCGCCGGCGTGTTCGCCGGTCCGCGACGGGGTGCGGTGATCGCGCTCAAGGAGCACGGTCGCAGGGATGCGGCGGCGCCGTTGGCCGCCGCGCTGGCCCGGATGATCGCGGTGCTCCGGCAGGCCGGTGAGCTCGACCCGCCGGAGCTTGCGCCGCTCATCCTCGTGCCGGCCCCGTCCAGGGCGTCGGCCGCCCGCCGTCGCGGGGGCGATCCGGTCGCGCGCATAGCCCGTCTGGCCACGCGTACGCCTCCGTCGGGTCCGGCCTCGCCGGGCGCGCCCGACCGCGCGGTGCAGGCGTTGCGGCTGCGTGCGGGTGCACGTGATTCGGTGGGCCTCGGCGCCGGGGAGCGGCAACGGAACCTGGCGGGTCGTGTGGCGCTGCGGCGGAGTGCCGCCGCGCGCCTGGAGGCGGTGCCGGTTCCCGGCGTGGTTCCGCGCACCCCCGCCGTCGTTTTCGTCGACGATGTCGTCACGACCGGGGCCACCGCCGCCGAGTCCGTGCGGGTGCTCGCGGACGCCGGTGTCACGGTGCGCGCGGTGCTGGTCCTGGGGCACGCGTGA
- the mtrA gene encoding MtrAB system response regulator MtrA, translated as MGNMKQRILVVDDDAALAEMLTIVLEAEGFDPCVVGDGMEALPQMRQFRPDLVLLDLMLPGMNGIDVCRAIRAESTVPVVMLTAKTDTVDVVLGLESGADDYIVKPFKPKELIARVRARLRRIEDEPAEILSIGEVEIDVPAHKATRDGKRVNLTPLEFDLLVALARKPRQVFTREVLLEQVWGYRHAADTRLVNVHVQRLRAKIERDPDNPEVVLTVRGVGYKAGPP; from the coding sequence ATGGGGAACATGAAGCAGCGGATTCTGGTAGTCGACGACGATGCCGCCCTGGCGGAGATGCTCACGATCGTCCTGGAGGCGGAGGGCTTCGATCCCTGCGTCGTCGGCGACGGGATGGAGGCACTGCCGCAGATGCGCCAGTTCCGGCCGGACCTGGTCCTGCTCGACCTCATGCTGCCCGGGATGAACGGCATCGACGTGTGCCGGGCGATCCGCGCGGAATCCACGGTGCCCGTGGTCATGCTCACCGCCAAGACCGACACCGTCGACGTGGTCCTGGGCCTCGAGTCCGGCGCTGACGACTACATCGTCAAGCCGTTCAAGCCCAAGGAACTCATCGCCCGGGTGCGGGCGCGCCTGCGCCGGATCGAGGACGAGCCCGCGGAGATCCTCTCCATCGGCGAGGTGGAGATCGACGTCCCCGCGCACAAGGCCACCCGCGACGGCAAGCGCGTCAACCTCACTCCGCTGGAGTTCGACCTGCTCGTCGCGCTGGCCCGCAAGCCCCGCCAGGTGTTCACCCGCGAGGTGCTGCTCGAACAGGTGTGGGGCTACCGGCACGCCGCGGACACGCGGCTGGTCAACGTGCACGTGCAGCGGCTGCGCGCCAAGATCGAGCGCGACCCGGACAATCCCGAGGTGGTGCTCACCGTCCGCGGCGTCGGCTACAAGGCCGGACCTCCGTGA
- a CDS encoding dTMP kinase yields the protein MGVLIAVEGIDGAGKRTLTGRLVEAWRGGGLTVATAAFPRYGASVHADLGAEALRGGHGDLVDSVYGMALMWALDRRAADGDLAGMIAGHDVVLLDRYVASNAAYGAARLREGCDGPFTKWVRGLEFGRFGLPVPDAQLLLDVPVELARERAAHREAQDPSRSRDAYERDGALQQRVAGAYEALAGAAWVSPWEVASPDTAGSAVAVDALAARLVPGR from the coding sequence ATGGGCGTACTGATCGCCGTCGAGGGCATCGACGGGGCGGGCAAGCGCACGCTCACCGGCCGCCTCGTCGAGGCCTGGCGTGGCGGGGGGCTGACGGTCGCCACCGCCGCGTTCCCCCGCTACGGCGCGTCGGTGCACGCCGACCTGGGTGCCGAGGCGCTGCGCGGCGGGCACGGCGACCTGGTCGACTCCGTCTACGGCATGGCGCTGATGTGGGCGCTGGACCGGCGCGCCGCGGACGGGGACCTGGCCGGGATGATCGCCGGGCACGACGTGGTGCTGCTGGACCGCTACGTCGCATCCAACGCGGCGTACGGGGCGGCGCGCCTGCGCGAGGGCTGCGACGGGCCGTTCACCAAGTGGGTGCGCGGGCTCGAGTTCGGGCGGTTCGGCCTGCCGGTGCCGGACGCGCAGTTGCTGCTGGACGTGCCGGTGGAGCTGGCGCGCGAGCGGGCCGCCCATCGTGAGGCGCAGGACCCGTCCCGGTCCCGCGACGCCTATGAGCGCGACGGCGCGCTGCAACAGCGGGTGGCCGGCGCCTACGAGGCGCTCGCGGGCGCCGCGTGGGTGTCGCCGTGGGAGGTCGCGTCGCCGGACACGGCGGGTTCGGCGGTCGCGGTGGACGCGCTCGCCGCGCGCCTCGTGCCGGGACGGTGA
- the lpqB gene encoding MtrAB system accessory lipoprotein LpqB yields the protein MLLTALAAILMVALSACAELPTSSSPQALGTVQRDVGAADVPTPTPGKEPDLMVRDFLKASSEPGGRHSAARKFLTPTAAKNWDDTTSTSIIDKIDVFFDSRSADEATLLISAAKVGRLDDSGSFRAEEGTLETRVSMVRVDGEWRIDRLPDGVIIDRSQFLNSYHQVQLYFLNPAGTMVVTDPRWLTVRVEELAAQLISMLIDGPNQLLEESVATRFGPNVHLRSTLTKLDGRDSNVGVGIGGVKMDFQGIGGLGPRERQQFAAQVVWTLSSAGVAGPYEILADGAPLDPAHADGYTTADVAAFDPSGTAADVGLHAVVGGALVVMTDSGPVPVPGPLGSAKGLIDASLARDGRHVAAVQRANAPATGVELVVGQYGAATDVAAAGPWMTEPTWGPDGSTWVAVGGDSVQRISEGENGEPAVEQVDIADVTKIGGDITALRLSQDGVRAALIVDGRVFVAYVTPRDNGGYALTSPSAIGSSLSGDAVSLDWGGSEEIGVVRSTPEAPPVIMSFDGFSMHAMSSRNLAPPLTMIQMTPDDVYVVDSRGVMRRARSAGEEAQYWREVPGLMGDDRLPVVPG from the coding sequence ATGCTCCTGACGGCGCTCGCCGCGATCCTCATGGTGGCACTGTCGGCCTGCGCGGAACTGCCCACGTCGTCGTCGCCGCAGGCGCTGGGCACCGTCCAGCGCGACGTGGGCGCCGCCGACGTGCCCACGCCCACGCCCGGCAAGGAGCCGGACCTGATGGTGCGCGACTTCCTCAAGGCCAGCAGCGAGCCCGGCGGGCGGCACTCGGCGGCGCGCAAGTTCCTCACCCCGACCGCGGCGAAGAACTGGGACGACACCACCAGCACGTCGATCATCGACAAGATCGACGTGTTCTTCGACAGCCGCAGCGCCGACGAGGCGACGCTGCTCATCAGCGCCGCTAAGGTGGGCCGACTGGACGACAGCGGCTCGTTTCGGGCGGAGGAGGGCACGCTGGAGACCCGGGTGTCCATGGTGCGCGTCGACGGCGAGTGGCGCATCGACCGGCTGCCGGACGGCGTCATCATCGACAGGTCCCAGTTCCTCAACAGCTACCACCAGGTGCAGCTGTACTTCCTCAACCCGGCGGGGACCATGGTGGTCACCGATCCGCGCTGGTTGACCGTGCGTGTCGAAGAGCTCGCCGCGCAGCTGATCTCGATGCTCATCGACGGGCCCAACCAGCTTCTCGAGGAGTCCGTGGCCACGCGGTTCGGGCCCAATGTGCACCTGCGCAGCACGCTCACCAAGCTCGACGGGCGCGACAGCAACGTGGGCGTCGGGATCGGCGGGGTGAAGATGGATTTCCAGGGCATCGGCGGCCTGGGCCCGCGTGAGCGGCAGCAGTTCGCCGCGCAGGTCGTCTGGACCCTGTCCTCGGCCGGCGTCGCCGGCCCGTACGAGATCCTCGCGGACGGGGCGCCGCTCGACCCGGCCCACGCGGACGGATACACCACCGCCGACGTCGCAGCGTTCGACCCGTCCGGCACCGCCGCCGACGTCGGGCTGCACGCGGTGGTCGGCGGGGCGCTGGTGGTCATGACCGACTCCGGCCCGGTACCCGTACCGGGGCCGTTGGGGTCGGCCAAGGGGCTCATCGACGCGAGCCTCGCGCGCGACGGCAGGCACGTCGCCGCGGTGCAGAGGGCGAACGCGCCCGCGACGGGGGTGGAGCTCGTCGTCGGCCAGTACGGGGCCGCGACCGACGTCGCCGCGGCGGGCCCGTGGATGACCGAGCCCACCTGGGGGCCCGACGGATCCACGTGGGTCGCGGTGGGGGGCGATTCGGTGCAGCGGATCAGCGAGGGAGAGAACGGCGAGCCAGCGGTCGAGCAGGTCGACATCGCAGACGTGACGAAGATCGGCGGGGACATCACCGCTCTGCGCCTCTCGCAGGACGGCGTGCGGGCGGCGCTGATCGTGGACGGACGCGTGTTCGTCGCCTACGTCACGCCCCGGGACAACGGCGGCTATGCGCTGACCTCGCCGAGTGCCATCGGGTCCAGCCTCAGCGGCGACGCGGTGTCCCTCGATTGGGGCGGCAGCGAGGAGATCGGCGTGGTCCGGTCCACCCCCGAAGCGCCGCCGGTGATCATGTCCTTCGACGGGTTCAGCATGCACGCGATGAGCAGCCGGAACCTCGCGCCGCCGCTGACGATGATCCAGATGACGCCCGACGACGTCTACGTGGTCGACAGCCGTGGTGTGATGCGCCGCGCACGCAGCGCGGGCGAAGAGGCGCAGTACTGGCGCGAGGTGCCCGGGCTCATGGGCGACGACCGCCTGCCGGTGGTGCCCGGCTGA
- the ahcY gene encoding adenosylhomocysteinase has product MTSAQTRATVQTLGGIDFAVADLSLAEFGRREIRLAEHEMPGLMALRREYADVAPLKGARISGSLHMTIQTAVLIETLTSLGAEVRWASCNIFSTQDHAAAAIVVGPHGTPEAPQGVPVFAWKGETLEEYWWAAEQMLTWPEADGKHEPANMILDDGGDATMLVLKGAQFEKAGVVPPVDEEHDSDEYKVFLSLLRASLTADAAKWTTIADSVQGVTEETTTGVLRLYQFAAAGELAFPAINVNDSVTKSKFDNKYGTRHSLLDGINRGTDVLIGGKTALVCGYGDVGKGCAEALKGQGARVTVTEADPICALQALMDGFDVRTVDEFIDQADIVITATGNKDIIGFEQMRKMKHQAILGNIGHFDNEIDMAGLERAGDVTRINIKPQVDEFRFADGHSIIVLSEGRLLNLGNATGHPSFVMSNSFANQTIAQIELFTKPDEYDNEVYRLPKHLDEKVARVHVEALGGSLTKLSKDQAEYIGVDVEGPYKPEHYRY; this is encoded by the coding sequence ATGACGAGCGCACAGACCAGGGCGACCGTGCAGACGCTGGGCGGCATCGACTTCGCAGTGGCGGACCTGTCGCTGGCGGAGTTCGGGCGCCGCGAGATCCGGCTTGCCGAGCACGAGATGCCCGGGCTGATGGCGTTGCGGCGCGAGTACGCGGATGTGGCGCCGCTCAAGGGCGCGCGCATCTCCGGTTCTCTGCACATGACCATCCAGACGGCGGTGCTCATCGAGACGCTCACGAGCCTCGGCGCGGAGGTGCGCTGGGCGTCGTGCAATATCTTCTCCACCCAGGATCACGCAGCCGCGGCGATCGTCGTCGGCCCGCACGGCACCCCCGAGGCGCCGCAGGGCGTCCCCGTGTTCGCGTGGAAGGGCGAGACCCTCGAGGAGTACTGGTGGGCCGCCGAGCAGATGCTCACCTGGCCCGAGGCCGATGGGAAGCATGAGCCCGCCAACATGATCCTCGACGACGGCGGCGACGCGACGATGCTCGTGCTCAAGGGCGCGCAGTTCGAGAAGGCCGGCGTGGTGCCGCCCGTGGACGAGGAGCACGACAGCGACGAGTACAAGGTGTTCCTGTCGCTGCTGCGCGCCTCGCTGACCGCGGACGCGGCCAAGTGGACGACCATCGCGGACTCGGTCCAGGGCGTGACGGAGGAGACCACCACCGGCGTGCTGCGCCTCTACCAGTTCGCCGCGGCGGGCGAGCTGGCGTTCCCCGCCATCAACGTCAACGACTCGGTCACCAAGAGCAAGTTCGACAACAAGTACGGCACCCGGCACTCGCTGCTCGACGGGATCAACCGCGGCACCGACGTGCTCATCGGCGGCAAGACGGCGCTGGTGTGCGGGTACGGCGACGTGGGCAAGGGCTGCGCCGAGGCGCTCAAGGGCCAGGGCGCGCGCGTCACGGTCACCGAGGCCGACCCGATCTGCGCGCTGCAGGCGCTCATGGACGGTTTCGACGTGCGCACCGTCGACGAGTTCATCGACCAGGCCGACATCGTCATCACGGCCACCGGCAACAAGGACATCATCGGCTTCGAGCAGATGAGGAAGATGAAGCACCAGGCGATCCTGGGCAACATCGGCCACTTCGACAACGAGATCGACATGGCGGGCCTCGAGCGGGCCGGCGACGTCACCCGCATCAACATCAAGCCGCAGGTCGACGAGTTCCGCTTCGCCGACGGGCACAGCATCATCGTGCTGTCGGAGGGGCGCCTGCTCAACCTGGGCAACGCCACCGGGCACCCGTCGTTCGTGATGTCCAACTCGTTCGCCAACCAGACGATCGCGCAGATCGAGCTGTTCACCAAGCCGGACGAGTACGACAACGAGGTCTACCGCCTGCCCAAGCATCTTGACGAGAAGGTCGCCCGGGTGCACGTCGAGGCGCTCGGCGGGTCCCTCACCAAGCTGTCCAAGGACCAGGCGGAGTACATCGGCGTGGACGTCGAGGGGCCGTACAAGCCGGAGCACTACCGGTACTGA